The Schistosoma mansoni, WGS project CABG00000000 data, chromosome 2 unplaced supercontig 0108, strain Puerto Rico, whole genome shotgun sequence genome contains the following window.
CTTTGTCGTATTTTCAGGTCTTTACTGTGTTTACTTCCATATAGATACAAAATGTTGAGATGTCGTATTCTCACATAGTAAGATTACTTAGACAACATGTATGGATATTATCAGTTCGaggttgttgaattttattgaaatcactaaCTAGACTATCGAtaaaaacctgaaatcactaaACGagtgttttgtcctagtacggAACTTTTCAGCGTTGTGCATCCAGGAAGCCCTCACTTTGGTCTCTTGCGCGGATGCTTAACCCCTAAACCACGGAGTCAAGATCCAATGGTGTACAGGTCTAACTTCGGTCAATTCACGATGTTGCGTCACCATCTTTTATTGTTTAGTGACAGAACCCTAGATGCGCAATGCTGAAAAGTCCcgtgctaggacgaaacagtcgttcagtgattccaggtttttaatgattgtctaacttatgttggttcgtgatttcaatattTAGAAACGTTTAAAATGCTCTTGATTTGTCGTGTTGACAAATTAGTATGTTGATGTAACTTATATAGTATCTCTATTTGGCCATTATTGGTGTGGGCAGTTAAAAATGTTTGCGTATTACAGTTTCAATAAGTTGAACAAAATAGTTAGTTGAATGTTTTTCTCCGGCAGATCACAGTCATCGAAATTCACATCAGCTTTGCATTAATTTGCGTTCAAAGAAACTATTAGGCATCTATGACAAACATCAATAGAATAGTTCAACATATATCATAATTTATCTATTAGCTGAgttggatagtgactaacagtaAGATCCAGGATGCAGATTTCGTCCTGTATATCAATTGAACCTAGTACTTTTCGCTTCGAATCCCCGATGCGTCATTTACTGAGTTCCTGACTCCAGATAGCGAATAGCTTGTGCAAAGAGGATGAAATAAACCTATGCGTGTTTGCATACTCCCGTTAATATTAAGGACTGTGATCAGTCACTTGATTTATATGCACCCTGAACGGATCGCCTCGATGCTGTAGGGACAATTAACTGACTAATCTCAGATAGGAcaaaacgagcgtcctggatctCACTGCCAGCCACTAGAATACTTGTGAATATCTAGCAATATGCGCATATCCCAAATGTGACTAGTCAATTACAGTCCTTGATATCAACGGGAAGATGCAAACACTTACAAATTATTTGTCTTTGTTTGGGGATTTAAGAGAACCTCGGTAACATTACCAATACCGAGTTTCCATTTACATTAAAACCCTTGAACATTGTACTTTCATCTATCTGTTGgttttttcttttaatacaTATCTTACTGTTCCTATTCACTTTataaaatttcttttttgtttcattGTTATATTTAGTTTTACTTGATAACTTCGGATTTTTATCAGTGACCATTCGGTTTTTAAAATGTATTCTTTTACATCTTCCAGATTTTGTACTCCAAAGAGTACTTTTCAATAGCTTTTGCACGTATTAACAGTTTTAAAATAAGTTTGTTTCACTTTATAGGATCGTTTATTTCTATTGTGAACATGATATTGTTCGCAGCTAATTGAAATGTAGATCGAATCCAGTGTTCTTAAAAGATATTTCTTTTCTGATTCGTTTACCTATTGTATACTTTTTTAGAATTGAGAATTTGGGCTGTTAAACTTATATGTTGAATTGAAAGAATCTCGTCAACAGGTCTAAATGATCTTTTTAACagtctgaatatatatatatatatatatatatatatcttgtatATTTAATTAGTTTTCGATGTTTTCCCGCAACAATTCATTCCGATGCTTTCCGATGCTTTCTTCCTGAAACCTTGTTGTCGTGTTTCTCCTATAAGGTGGATGCACATAATGTTGTTCCTGTTTGGCATGCATCAGATCACTTAGAATATGCGGCTCGTACAATTAGACCTAAATTACATCAAAAAGCAAACAACTTAATGACTGAGTTCCCGCCGTTGATTAGACATCCCTACTGCCATCAATCAAGTTTATCAGTAAGTATCTAAGTATCATTTTTACTTATTTAGTTGTTTACCTCATTTTCTGAAGATGAAAAATgtaataatttaatgttttgACTTTATATCAAACTCAAATGAAACATGTCTATTTATCAAATACTAATCACATAATTAAGGAATTCAAAAGTATTCAATGATATATGATGTGAAATATAGAAATTTTAATGACTAAGTGAATTGACTGTATAACAAAacacattttaaaataaaggCTACTATTTTATCAAACCAAcctgaataaaatgaaacatgatTATCATGTACATAGTCATAATTTTCCATGTGATGTACTCTAGCTACAAATCACCTATCACTTTTAACAGAACAATATAAAGTAATAGTAATTGTCTCCAGTCTTAACCGATATGAAAATCATGGCAGATTGTATGCCATGAATATGCTTGTCAACTGATTAGTGTATCCTAACCTAACGGTTTAAATTTGATACTTATCTCTTGAATACCCCAATCTCTTCTTAACCTTGGTTGGCTCTAAAGCAGTTTTTGCATAGATTTGTTGGTAGAGATCGgaaataatgataacaaaaagtTATCATTTGAATTACAACTGACACACCGTCCTGTATTTCTTTAGAAATATTGTTCTGCACTATGGTAGACAATTTTTCATAGTAAAGCAATCATTCTGAAATTAATGTGGtgaaatttatcaaaagaaAAACCGGTTATCCAGTTTCGTAACTTACTATTATGTTCATTAGACCAGAGATTACTGTATACGAAAACTGAGTAAATTCagatattaaatattatttattaacatCTTGTCTGTAATCATAATACACGTAGGGCTTTTTTCCCTTCACATCAAAAAGGAATCCAACTAAAATTAATTACTACGTTTACGAAAGACAAACAaatggcatatatatatatatatatatatatatatatatatatatatatatatatatatatatatactttcgcctgttacccctcgtcgaggtgcataggccgctcaccagcattctccatccaactctgtcctgagccttcctttccagttgttattcatccttttcatatctgcttctatttcccggcgtaatgtgttctttggccttcctcttttccgcttcccttccggattccaagtgagggattgccttgtaatgcacgttggtgatttccttaatgtatgtcctttccacttccaacgtcttttcctaatttcctcttcagctggaagctatatatatataagcactttgtatGAGTTGCATTTGTAAGAGAAAAAGCCCAGCACATGCGGATTATGAATGGCAATGTTGGTTTTTTATGGCTTTTGAAGCTGACAACAAATAATCCTACTGTGTGCATACTTTAATCAGAGCTCAAAGTACTATCTATAATCATTTTTGAGACATCTAAGCttgtttttcaaaattattttattttcatgcgTAATCTACACTTTCCCATACAGCCAATAGATTGGAATTATTGGATATCAAAATTTTCGGGAGATTTATCAGTTAAACCAGTTGATTGGGCAATTCCAGGAACCAGTGGGGGTCTCACAACGTTACACACATTCATTTATGAAAGACTGCCTAAATACGCTGATTGTCGTAACGACCCCACGAAAAATTGTTTGAGCAACTTGTCGCCATGGTTTCATTATGGTAATTGTTACTTGATTTGTCACAATTCGTATTATGATGCGTATTTGCCATTGTATTTCAGTGTAATTTTGACTCACCAATATGATGTTCGTCGATGACACAATTTACGTACTTCAACAGCACAGTAGCTACACACTATTGGAAGTATACACTTTGGATAGTCAGGCGGACTCGTCTACGTATGATTTCAGTTTTATCGATAGTTTTAGGCATTCAAACTAATTGGATGTGTGTTTCGTTTCTAATTTCGCTAAGTTGCGTTGTTTCGTGAAGCGATTTCTCATAAGTTGGAAAACTATTTTAGTTAGCGTCGCATAACTTGATGATCGACATCACCAACTTCCTGAGTGGCACAATGATTCAATTATTCAGAAATATTTACGAAATTAGATTTTTAAAATCAGGCCTTCAACTTCGCTATTCAGAATACTGTAACAATTTGAAGACTTAATGTGTTCATACTCAACTACCTGCATTAGCCTACACATTTTAGGACTAATAACCACTAATACATTGGGAGCTGAATTAAAATTTTCTGTTAAAAATTTGACAGCTAATCGCATCTTCATGAACTAACTGTCCTTACAAGCATCCGCCGCACCTTTGACGTAAACCAAACAAGACAGCAGCCAACGCTAAAATGACTTTGAAAATGTCCACCTATTAACTAAAACttaatgagggttataaagcaatgtgaggaattagaaaTATGATGATTTGAGTTGggaattagatttagagttttcatcatgaactgacatcagctatacaACAAATAGTATTTAGCCGATTGAGATGAATTTTGCGCTAAAATCCAAAACGTgttattttaaatctgattGCCTCATCCATTAATTGTATTCTCGCCAAGCAACCACTTAAGAGTTACATGAATCTTCGTGATTGTTTTTCCTATTGAAGATCAGTATTGGTTAAACTCCTCTTTAATTTGAAGAGGGTATCACTCTGTTTGCTTGTAATACAGGTTTTGCAGAAACCGTACAGATCCTCTGGTAAATCTCTTCagcttatttatttgaacacataaatattggtacaagagggcagcgtatacatatgcgccacacaagtcacttaatTTGTGCGTGgcctgtgatactacccgggtcaccagaccgaagcaggtggttttcttaacgggccacacccagagcctttgaacTAAAGGTccataagacagtggagcaacgtcgggagatgcagtccgatggtaaccggtgaccaataatcggttcatacgccatttgttccctcagggtactggagtccatgtgcaccattggtttggaattagggttttctaaCGTCCATAGGTGGACCATCTGTGtttaccaacccggttaaagtgccggatatTTACTTTccatcctctcgatttcgtagacaacagtcACGCcccgagaaggcagtgagtaggactttcctgacaaTGGCTGTAtatgtgtggccatgtgagagcatatcgagagagagagagagagaagggaCTCTTTctaccctcggccgtaccagggcatttgaggacTGATTACAAGCGTATTTGAAAAGTCTGTTGCAAACTATATTTCTATACTTTGTTAACTTAGGTCAAATTGCACCACAACGAGCGATCATGGAGGTAAAGCTTTGGCGCCATAAGTACAAGGATTCCGTAGATGCCTTTGTGGAGGAAGCCTTTATTCGAAGGGAACTCTCGGATAACTTCTGTTATTACAACCCGAaatatgattcaattgaaggtGAGTGCAATCAGTACGGCTGTCAGAATAATTATTTCCAACCATACTGACAATCAAAAACCCTTAATCACATTCTTGCATAAAAAAAAGGCTTATTCCAGACAGTAAACTAAAAAACCTCTGCTAGTGTCTTGAAGTGTATATTTAATCTTTAGTTGATCTGAAAGAAATTGTGAAAAGCAATGTCCGCGATCTGTCTGACTCTTGAGAAAAACTTAGGTAGACCACGTAGCTTTCCAGAGGCAAATCTCATAACTGTTTACAATCACTACATACATCGTCATATGATGTTTGTGTTCGGTAAGCGAAATCAATATACGGCGCAGCAATCTTCCCATCGCCGTACGATTTGTGATGTGACCGATGATAGTAAAAAGGTGGATTAAGAGAACTTTTATTTGGATTACGACTGTGTCAACAAGGACAAAGCTTGCAGATTTGATACAACGACACCTTTAATTTCTAAAGCAGACTAAATGCCCTATATCCAGTCAAGTATGTGGTGCAACTGTATTTACCAAACACTAAATAACCAAACGGTTTTTTATTACTAGGAGCGTGGAAGTGGGCTCAAGACACTCTCGCGCAACATGCTCATGACAAACGCAACCCTTCATATAGCGAAGAAATCATGATATCAGCCGAAACTAAAGACGATCTATGGAATGCTGCACAGCATCAGCTAGTACGGTCAGGCAAACTCCACGGGTTCCTGCGTATGTACTGGGCTAAGAAAATATTGGAGTGGCATGAATCTGGCCCGTCGGCCGCTCTCAAGTTAGCACTTTATCTCAACGACCATTATGCGCTGGACGGTTCCGACCCAAATGGGTTTGTTGGTAAGACTTGAATAGTTTATTGTTATATTCTGTGTTCCAGGTGTTATGTGGTCAATATGCGGTGTGCATGATCAAGGTTGGGCAGAAAGGCCTGTTTTTGGAAA
Protein-coding sequences here:
- a CDS encoding DNA photolyase, putative; protein product: MASQVGKHDVLLWIQDITKKRLAVANTVSEFKYAKCRVRQLKGPNHFPSLDENFEEKTHETILKSGNKMGVLYWMIRDQRVQDNWAFLFAQRLALKFKVPLHVCFCLVPKFQAETLRHYTFMVEGLKEVEKECRELCIPFHITSAITNSSSNNQPVKTGVKRKLPESVNDYCHADTVAQSVLSLIQSVNISCIITDFFPLREPTAWIKQLAELLPENIPFCQVDAHNVVPVWHASDHLEYAARTIRPKLHQKANNLMTEFPPLIRHPYCHQSSLSPIDWNYWISKFSGDLSVKPVDWAIPGTSGGLTTLHTFIYERLPKYADCRNDPTKNCLSNLSPWFHYGQIAPQRAIMEVKLWRHKYKDSVDAFVEEAFIRRELSDNFCYYNPKYDSIEGAWKWAQDTLAQHAHDKRNPSYSEEIMISAETKDDLWNAAQHQLVRSGKLHGFLRMYWAKKILEWHESGPSAALKLALYLNDHYALDGSDPNGFVGVMWSICGVHDQGWAERPVFGKIRCMTYKGCLGKFSVPTFVARYPK